The following are encoded together in the Mesoterricola sediminis genome:
- a CDS encoding DUF3187 family protein, translating to MKLNVRSALAALAVSLGLGAQETPHPNRLAWLSILPEPLPEGTTQFALEGSNQFLRPDRRDTADGRTHAYLQGEDWSLVSDLACALGPGRFNLRTRVTYRSSGIASRAIMNWHDLLGVEQGGRDQAPTFDDVYHLDRDGVTVFDLRKPRLQIQGVDAAWVLPFGTGANGGRAGASLQIPTGHLDTLQSSGGLGFLAGLAGWRTLGPIRVWAQAEQAWMDLPEHSPLKAVISRRHVFRAYAGASFEGPGGSLLRGLGLDLSWAYAETPYRTGLVRIDKYGLQQTWVFRHRNLPRWRFGFTEKGGTFTNPEITGFVVFRP from the coding sequence ATGAAGCTGAACGTCCGGTCCGCCCTGGCGGCCCTCGCCGTGTCCCTGGGCCTGGGCGCCCAGGAGACGCCCCACCCCAACCGTCTGGCCTGGCTGTCGATCCTGCCCGAACCCCTGCCCGAGGGGACCACCCAGTTCGCCCTGGAGGGCAGCAACCAGTTCCTCCGCCCCGACCGGCGGGACACCGCCGACGGCCGGACCCACGCGTACCTCCAGGGCGAGGACTGGAGCCTCGTCTCGGACCTGGCCTGCGCCCTCGGCCCCGGGCGGTTCAACCTGCGGACCCGGGTGACCTACCGGTCCTCGGGCATCGCGAGCCGGGCCATCATGAACTGGCACGACCTCCTGGGCGTCGAGCAGGGCGGCCGGGACCAGGCACCCACCTTCGACGATGTCTACCACCTGGACCGCGACGGCGTGACCGTCTTCGACCTGCGCAAGCCGCGCCTGCAGATCCAGGGCGTGGACGCGGCCTGGGTGCTCCCCTTCGGGACGGGCGCCAACGGCGGCCGCGCCGGGGCCAGCCTCCAGATCCCCACCGGCCACCTGGACACCCTCCAGAGCAGCGGCGGCCTGGGCTTCCTCGCGGGCCTGGCGGGTTGGCGCACCCTCGGCCCCATCCGGGTGTGGGCCCAGGCGGAGCAGGCCTGGATGGACCTGCCGGAGCACAGCCCCCTCAAGGCCGTCATCAGCCGCCGGCACGTCTTCCGGGCCTACGCCGGCGCCAGCTTCGAGGGACCGGGCGGGTCCCTCCTCCGGGGCCTGGGCCTGGACCTGTCCTGGGCCTATGCCGAGACCCCCTACCGCACCGGCCTCGTCCGCATCGACAAGTACGGCCTCCAGCAGACCTGGGTCTTCCGGCACCGCAACCTGCCCCGCTGGCGCTTCGGATTCACCGAGAAGGGCGGGACCTTCACCAACCCGGAGATCACCGGCTTCGTCGTCTTCCGGCCCTGA
- a CDS encoding GAF domain-containing protein, with amino-acid sequence MDQAQQPGRQWKRLALRRARFSPDQPFFKLSPHPILIFDEETLQIVEVNPAAEAHYGYPRETFKSMTMLDIRPPEDIPRLLAYTADARGSSQAHAALWRHRKSDGQIIYVHISNHPLRLGGRRCRVTFIADITERLRMSERLIRVREDQDWQISLRTAELRESEHQLRRTVRILRLTQEINQTLQSAQDPEELLASACRLLTEEGGYTLAWVGYRDGNAEGDVRLVAKAGPDMAYLDTLRVRWADEPQGQGPTGIAIRTGKAAVARDIRTDPRMGPWREEARRTGFGSSIALPLKAGGHTFGALTLYARQPDAFCLDEQRLLASLADTLAFGVTALLDRAERARVEEEARRLAGVVGQAASVLLPSPEERHPAGPPSLLDTIRRAYEQAIAMRGRLRLV; translated from the coding sequence ATGGACCAGGCGCAGCAGCCGGGAAGACAGTGGAAGCGGCTCGCCCTGCGCCGGGCCCGCTTCTCGCCGGATCAGCCCTTCTTCAAGCTGAGTCCTCATCCCATCCTCATCTTCGACGAGGAGACCCTCCAGATCGTCGAGGTCAACCCCGCGGCCGAGGCCCATTACGGCTACCCGCGGGAGACCTTCAAATCCATGACCATGCTGGATATCCGGCCGCCGGAAGACATCCCCCGCCTCCTGGCCTACACGGCGGACGCCCGGGGATCCTCCCAGGCCCATGCCGCCCTGTGGCGCCACCGCAAGAGTGATGGACAAATCATATATGTCCACATTTCCAATCACCCCCTCCGCCTGGGCGGGCGCCGCTGCCGGGTGACCTTCATCGCCGACATCACCGAGCGGCTTCGCATGTCGGAGCGCCTGATCCGTGTGCGGGAGGACCAGGACTGGCAGATTTCCCTGCGCACCGCTGAACTCCGGGAATCAGAGCACCAGCTGCGGCGGACGGTCCGGATCCTCCGCCTCACCCAGGAGATCAACCAGACGCTCCAGTCGGCCCAGGATCCGGAGGAACTGCTGGCTTCGGCCTGCCGGCTTCTCACCGAGGAGGGGGGGTACACCCTGGCCTGGGTGGGCTACCGCGATGGGAACGCCGAGGGCGACGTCCGCCTTGTGGCGAAGGCCGGCCCGGACATGGCCTACCTGGACACCCTCCGGGTCCGGTGGGCGGACGAACCCCAGGGCCAGGGCCCCACCGGCATCGCCATCCGCACCGGCAAGGCCGCCGTGGCCCGGGACATCCGCACGGATCCGCGCATGGGCCCCTGGCGGGAGGAGGCGCGGCGCACGGGGTTCGGCTCCTCCATCGCCCTGCCCCTGAAGGCCGGCGGGCACACCTTCGGCGCCCTCACCCTGTACGCGCGTCAGCCCGACGCCTTCTGCCTGGATGAGCAGCGCCTCCTGGCCTCCCTGGCGGACACCCTGGCCTTTGGCGTCACCGCCCTCCTGGACCGGGCGGAACGGGCCCGGGTGGAGGAGGAGGCGCGCCGCCTGGCCGGGGTGGTGGGCCAGGCCGCCTCCGTCCTCCTGCCGTCCCCGGAGGAACGCCATCCGGCCGGCCCGCCCTCACTCCTGGACACCATCCGCCGTGCCTACGAGCAGGCCATCGCGATGCGCGGGCGCCTCCGGCTGGTCTGA
- the lpdA gene encoding dihydrolipoyl dehydrogenase gives MAQFDLIVIGSGPGGYVAAIRGAQLGLSTAIVEKDSGLGGTCLWRGCIPAKTWLETAHRFEQMSDLGDYGIAGVDVSALKADLATIVKRKNRIVTKNGKGVEFLMKKNKISVLKGFGKLLGGGKVDVAGEVHEAKRIILATGSVPRELPGLEADGKRVLNSDHLLDMTELPSHLVILGAGAIGVEFASVFARLGSKVTLVELMDRLLPIEDAAVGEELAKILAKRHKMDIRVKTKIASVERLDDKVVCHLEGEKGGVVEGSHLLVAVGRGPVTAGVGLEATRAVVEKGFVGVDAFMATAEPGLYAIGDIVRTPMLAHVASDEGIVAAEHAARSLGKDVHPHPINYDRVPSVTYCDPEVGCIGLSEAAAKERGHDVQTGSFPFMPLAKANIVGEPHGFVKIVADRKYGEILGIHIIGPKATELVASSLALLGGEYTVEELINTMYPHPTLNEAIPEAARAVQGRAINA, from the coding sequence ATGGCTCAATTCGACCTCATCGTCATCGGTTCCGGACCCGGCGGCTATGTCGCGGCCATCCGCGGCGCCCAGCTCGGCCTCTCCACGGCCATCGTGGAGAAGGATTCCGGCCTCGGCGGCACCTGCCTCTGGCGCGGCTGCATTCCGGCGAAGACCTGGCTCGAGACCGCCCACCGGTTCGAGCAGATGTCCGACCTCGGGGACTACGGCATCGCGGGCGTGGACGTGTCCGCGCTGAAGGCGGACCTCGCCACCATCGTCAAGCGCAAGAACCGCATCGTGACGAAGAACGGCAAGGGCGTCGAGTTCCTCATGAAGAAGAACAAGATCTCCGTCCTCAAGGGCTTCGGCAAGCTCCTGGGCGGCGGCAAGGTGGACGTCGCCGGCGAAGTCCACGAGGCGAAGCGGATCATCCTCGCCACCGGGTCCGTGCCCCGCGAGCTGCCCGGCCTCGAGGCCGACGGCAAGCGCGTCCTGAACAGCGACCACCTCCTGGACATGACGGAGCTGCCCAGCCACCTGGTGATCCTGGGCGCCGGCGCCATCGGCGTCGAGTTCGCCTCCGTCTTCGCGCGCCTCGGCTCCAAGGTGACCCTCGTCGAGCTCATGGACCGCCTCCTGCCCATCGAGGACGCGGCCGTGGGCGAGGAACTGGCGAAGATCCTCGCCAAGCGCCACAAGATGGACATCCGGGTGAAGACGAAGATCGCCTCCGTGGAGCGCCTCGACGACAAGGTCGTCTGCCACCTGGAAGGCGAGAAGGGCGGGGTCGTGGAGGGCTCCCACCTCCTCGTGGCCGTCGGCCGCGGGCCCGTCACCGCCGGGGTGGGCCTCGAGGCGACCAGGGCCGTCGTCGAGAAGGGCTTCGTGGGCGTGGACGCGTTCATGGCCACGGCGGAGCCGGGCCTCTACGCCATCGGCGACATCGTCCGCACCCCCATGCTGGCCCACGTGGCCTCCGACGAGGGCATCGTCGCCGCCGAGCACGCCGCCCGGAGCCTCGGGAAGGACGTCCATCCCCATCCCATCAACTACGACCGGGTCCCCAGCGTCACCTACTGCGACCCCGAAGTGGGCTGCATCGGCCTCTCCGAGGCCGCCGCGAAGGAGCGGGGCCACGACGTCCAGACCGGATCCTTCCCCTTCATGCCCCTGGCCAAGGCGAACATCGTGGGCGAGCCCCACGGCTTCGTGAAGATCGTGGCCGACCGCAAGTACGGCGAGATCCTCGGCATCCACATCATCGGCCCCAAGGCGACGGAACTGGTGGCCTCCAGCCTCGCCCTCCTGGGCGGCGAGTACACGGTGGAGGAGCTCATCAACACCATGTATCCGCACCCCACCCTCAACGAGGCGATTCCCGAGGCGGCCCGCGCCGTCCAGGGCCGGGCGATCAACGCGTAG
- a CDS encoding lysophospholipid acyltransferase family protein — protein MSREPVVKPFLTLLYAFFMLFVFTTWGYVLAPFMGRRKAMWHIGEAYFRHMSRIWGVEHEIEGLENLPPEILDGRQPVIYIANHTSYLDAMMLTCYLPNRPTFLAKVEMLFIPVLGVACWMGGVIFINRRNRPKAIASLKRAAERIRGGATIAAFPEGTRTRDGQLLPFKKGIFNLALDAGVPLVPIGLTGGFEMLPAGSLRVKPGTFRIHVGAPIHPSEHPDLEVLRDEAWTAVKALVAKG, from the coding sequence ATGAGCCGGGAGCCGGTGGTCAAGCCGTTCCTGACGCTCCTCTACGCCTTCTTCATGCTCTTCGTGTTCACCACGTGGGGCTACGTGCTGGCGCCCTTCATGGGGCGCCGCAAGGCGATGTGGCACATCGGGGAGGCCTACTTCCGGCACATGAGCCGCATCTGGGGGGTCGAGCACGAGATCGAGGGGCTGGAGAACCTGCCTCCGGAGATCCTGGACGGGCGCCAGCCGGTGATCTACATCGCCAACCATACGTCGTACCTCGACGCCATGATGCTCACCTGCTACCTGCCCAACCGCCCCACCTTCCTCGCGAAGGTCGAGATGCTCTTCATCCCCGTGCTGGGCGTGGCCTGCTGGATGGGCGGGGTCATCTTCATCAACCGCCGGAACCGCCCGAAGGCCATCGCGTCCCTCAAGCGCGCCGCTGAGCGCATCCGCGGCGGCGCCACCATCGCGGCCTTCCCGGAGGGGACGCGCACCCGGGACGGCCAGCTGCTGCCGTTCAAGAAGGGGATCTTCAACCTGGCCCTCGATGCCGGGGTTCCGCTGGTCCCCATCGGCCTCACGGGGGGCTTCGAGATGCTTCCGGCCGGCAGCCTGAGGGTGAAGCCGGGGACCTTCCGCATCCACGTCGGCGCCCCCATCCACCCCTCCGAACATCCGGACCTGGAGGTCCTCAGAGACGAGGCCTGGACCGCGGTGAAAGCATTGGTGGCCAAAGGATAG
- a CDS encoding peptidylprolyl isomerase, with protein sequence MKAVLAAILAFALWPVPAAAQAPVPEAPKAEAPKAETPKAKPRVRLVTSYGPVEVELEPALAPETVANFLAYVRSGFYAGTIFHRVIPDFMIQGGGLDKDLQEKPGRASIRNEAAETSAGGLRNVRGTIAMARTDAPGSATSQFFINVVDNPALDHKDRSDAGYGYCAFGRVVSGMEAVDKIAKVTTVIRKGMQNVPEYPVRIKSAEVVAE encoded by the coding sequence ATGAAAGCCGTCCTCGCCGCCATCCTCGCCTTCGCCCTCTGGCCCGTTCCCGCCGCCGCGCAGGCCCCCGTCCCGGAGGCCCCGAAGGCGGAGGCTCCGAAGGCGGAGACCCCGAAGGCGAAGCCCCGGGTGCGGCTCGTCACCAGCTACGGCCCGGTGGAGGTCGAGCTGGAGCCCGCCCTCGCGCCGGAGACGGTGGCCAACTTCCTCGCGTACGTGCGCTCCGGCTTCTACGCAGGCACCATCTTCCACCGGGTCATCCCCGACTTCATGATCCAGGGCGGCGGCCTGGACAAGGACCTCCAGGAGAAGCCGGGCCGGGCCTCGATCCGCAACGAGGCGGCCGAGACCAGCGCGGGCGGCCTCCGGAACGTCCGCGGGACCATCGCCATGGCCCGCACCGACGCGCCGGGCTCGGCCACCTCCCAGTTCTTCATCAACGTCGTCGACAACCCCGCCCTCGACCACAAGGACCGCTCCGACGCCGGCTACGGCTACTGCGCCTTCGGCCGCGTCGTCTCCGGCATGGAGGCCGTCGACAAGATCGCGAAGGTCACCACGGTGATCCGCAAGGGGATGCAGAACGTCCCCGAGTACCCCGTGCGCATCAAGAGCGCCGAGGTGGTCGCCGAATGA
- a CDS encoding prepilin peptidase — MPAVDFPTWFLSLVLAPFGLLLGSFANVLIHRLPLEAPADRDVVRKPSHCPACKARIRPVHNIPVLSWIWLRGRCAACGARIPIRYPLVELLGGALLAGSVWVFPIGTLIWAKGVICGYALIVLFFTDLTAFILPDAIQFPLMGLGVLLTLPQLAWPFRLVSVWAPGPSLLQVDATANGIQPAPAWPFLGGRVTWLDSLLGLAIGYGVPWLLNRVYRAVRKTDGIGMGDFKMLAWLGAFWGWGPMLGILFGGALLGSAVGLPLMLFRKTGGQTMLPFGCTLALATPVVVFYGPALWMAYLGVLR, encoded by the coding sequence ATGCCGGCGGTCGATTTCCCCACGTGGTTCCTTTCCCTCGTCCTGGCCCCCTTCGGGCTGCTCCTGGGTTCCTTCGCCAATGTCCTGATCCACCGCCTGCCCCTGGAAGCGCCGGCGGACCGGGACGTGGTCCGCAAGCCGAGCCATTGCCCGGCCTGCAAGGCCCGCATCCGGCCCGTCCACAACATCCCCGTGCTGAGCTGGATCTGGCTCCGGGGGCGGTGCGCGGCCTGCGGCGCGCGGATCCCCATCCGCTATCCCCTGGTGGAGCTGCTGGGCGGCGCGCTCCTGGCCGGCTCCGTGTGGGTGTTCCCCATCGGGACCCTCATCTGGGCCAAGGGCGTCATCTGCGGCTACGCCCTGATCGTCCTCTTCTTCACGGACCTGACGGCCTTCATCCTGCCCGACGCGATCCAGTTCCCCCTCATGGGCCTCGGCGTGCTCCTCACCCTGCCCCAGCTCGCGTGGCCCTTCCGCCTCGTCTCGGTCTGGGCCCCCGGGCCCTCGCTCCTCCAGGTGGACGCCACGGCCAACGGGATCCAGCCCGCCCCGGCCTGGCCCTTCCTGGGCGGCCGCGTCACCTGGCTGGACAGCCTCCTGGGCCTGGCCATCGGCTACGGCGTGCCCTGGCTCCTCAACCGCGTCTACCGCGCCGTGCGCAAGACCGACGGCATCGGCATGGGCGACTTCAAGATGCTGGCCTGGCTCGGCGCCTTCTGGGGCTGGGGGCCCATGCTGGGCATCCTCTTCGGCGGCGCCCTCCTGGGCAGCGCCGTGGGCCTCCCCCTGATGCTCTTCCGGAAGACGGGCGGTCAGACGATGCTCCCCTTCGGCTGCACCCTCGCCCTGGCGACGCCCGTGGTGGTCTTCTATGGGCCGGCGCTGTGGATGGCCTACCTCGGGGTGCTGCGCTAG
- a CDS encoding PLP-dependent cysteine synthase family protein: MSASAHPLLDIIGNTPLLPLRRIAPALPPGVLLLGKAEHLNPSGSLKDRPARALILEAAASGRWRPGMALLDATSGNAGIAYAMVGAALGIPVTLCLPAGATPARRQMLSAFGARVLETPAEAGSEGARAEAARLAREEPWRWCLLDQYGADANWKAHRDGTGAEIWDQTRGTVTHLVAGVGTSGTLVGASRLLKGRKPSVRVTAVIPDRPDHGLPGLRHLPSVRAPAIWDPRAADAVAEVATVAGRTMATRLAQAEGLLVGPSTGAVVHAAVRLARGLHPGSVVVAVLADSGDRYLA; this comes from the coding sequence ATGAGCGCCTCCGCCCACCCCCTCCTGGACATCATCGGGAACACGCCCCTCCTGCCCCTGCGCCGCATCGCGCCGGCCCTGCCCCCGGGGGTGCTGCTCCTGGGGAAGGCCGAGCACCTGAACCCCAGCGGCTCCCTCAAGGACCGCCCCGCCCGGGCCCTCATCCTGGAGGCCGCCGCCTCGGGGCGGTGGCGCCCGGGCATGGCCCTGCTGGACGCCACGAGCGGCAACGCCGGGATCGCCTACGCCATGGTGGGGGCGGCCCTGGGCATCCCGGTCACGCTCTGCCTCCCCGCGGGCGCCACGCCGGCGCGCCGGCAGATGCTGTCGGCCTTCGGGGCCCGCGTCCTGGAGACGCCCGCGGAGGCCGGGTCGGAGGGGGCCCGGGCGGAGGCGGCCCGCCTCGCCCGGGAGGAGCCCTGGCGCTGGTGCCTCCTGGACCAGTACGGCGCCGACGCCAACTGGAAGGCCCACCGGGACGGCACCGGGGCGGAGATCTGGGACCAGACGCGGGGGACCGTCACGCACCTGGTGGCGGGGGTGGGGACGTCGGGGACCCTCGTGGGCGCCTCCCGCCTCCTGAAGGGGCGCAAGCCCTCGGTGCGGGTCACGGCGGTGATTCCCGACCGGCCCGACCACGGGCTCCCCGGCCTCCGGCACCTGCCGTCCGTCCGGGCCCCGGCCATCTGGGACCCCCGCGCGGCGGACGCGGTCGCGGAGGTGGCCACGGTGGCGGGGCGCACCATGGCGACGCGGCTGGCCCAGGCCGAGGGCCTGCTGGTGGGGCCCAGCACCGGGGCGGTGGTCCACGCCGCCGTTCGGCTGGCGCGGGGCCTCCACCCCGGCAGTGTCGTCGTCGCCGTCCTGGCCGACTCGGGCGATCGCTATCTGGCTTGA
- the alaS gene encoding alanine--tRNA ligase encodes MKTSELRARFLDYFAHRGHRVVASSSVVGPADDPTVMWTNAGMVQFKDLFLGKEKRDYTRAASSQKCLRAGGKHNDLDQVGFTARHHTFFEMLGNFSFGDYFKADAIRFAWELVTGPVEQGFLGLDPSRLWVTVFEGAEGIPADTEAEEMWAAAGVPRDRIMRFGKKDNFWQMGDTGPCGPCSEMHYDRGPQFPGDDLPNGEGDRVMEIWNLVFMQYERDAKGVLTPLPRPSIDTGMGLERVASILQGVDSNYEIDLFRPIFDAIWKRAKVDAGQRAETSNRTASQVIADHIRAATFMIFDGVVPSNEGRGYVLRKIIRRALRFGRKLGIEGRFFADLAPSVFVAMGDAYPELEGELNRIMKVLSREEGQFSLTLTTGLKQLESLDVSGGSIPGAEIFKLYDTFGFPVDLVEDWCRERGLVCDLEGFNDELRQQKAKSRAAMKVHDIRLGGDLGALADLRATVFQGYEATEGMGKILALFDAENRRVRELTGKGSVVLDHTPFYAQGGGQVGDTGLLKAEGATAEVTDCTAPAPRRHLHHVNVTGRPLREGETVLASVDAERRARIKAHHTATHLLHAALREVLGTHVKQAGSVVDADRLRFDFSHYAPLEPDQVAEIERLVNEQTLRAFRTTSQMMPIEDALAAGAMALFGEKYGDTVRVMTVPGFSRELCGGTHVDNTGEIGLVKIVSEGAVAAGVRRIEAVAGAAALHRLQEDEHVLQALARQANAPRENLGNVLHAKEARIQQLEKELKEARLKAAGSGGASEQVEEAGGRTLVTMAVEGIDGNALREMMDQVRTRHRSAVIALASKLAEDKLALLVSVSLDLQGGADAGALLKLMAPHVDGRGGGKKELAQGGGANPAGIPKAFEALRAALK; translated from the coding sequence ATGAAGACTTCCGAACTGCGCGCACGTTTCCTCGACTATTTCGCCCACCGGGGCCACCGCGTCGTGGCCTCCAGTTCCGTGGTCGGCCCCGCCGACGATCCCACGGTGATGTGGACCAACGCCGGCATGGTCCAGTTCAAGGACCTGTTCCTGGGCAAGGAGAAGCGGGACTACACGCGGGCCGCCTCCAGCCAGAAGTGCCTGCGCGCGGGGGGCAAGCACAACGACCTCGACCAGGTCGGCTTCACGGCGCGCCACCACACCTTCTTCGAGATGCTGGGCAACTTCAGCTTCGGCGACTACTTCAAGGCCGACGCCATCCGGTTCGCCTGGGAGCTGGTCACCGGCCCCGTGGAGCAGGGCTTCCTGGGGCTGGATCCCTCCCGCCTCTGGGTGACCGTGTTCGAGGGCGCCGAGGGCATCCCGGCCGACACCGAGGCCGAGGAGATGTGGGCCGCCGCCGGCGTGCCCCGCGACCGCATCATGCGGTTCGGCAAGAAGGACAACTTCTGGCAGATGGGCGACACCGGCCCCTGCGGCCCCTGCAGCGAGATGCACTATGACCGCGGCCCCCAGTTCCCCGGCGACGACCTCCCCAACGGCGAGGGCGACCGGGTGATGGAGATCTGGAACCTCGTGTTCATGCAGTACGAGCGGGACGCGAAGGGCGTCCTCACCCCGCTGCCCCGTCCCAGCATCGACACGGGCATGGGCCTGGAGCGCGTGGCCTCCATCCTCCAGGGCGTGGACAGCAACTACGAGATCGACCTCTTCCGGCCCATCTTCGACGCCATCTGGAAGCGGGCCAAGGTCGACGCCGGCCAGCGCGCCGAGACCTCCAACCGCACCGCGAGCCAGGTCATCGCCGACCACATCCGCGCCGCCACCTTCATGATCTTCGACGGCGTCGTGCCCTCCAACGAGGGCCGGGGCTACGTGCTCCGCAAGATCATCCGCCGGGCCCTGCGCTTCGGGCGGAAGCTGGGCATCGAGGGGCGCTTCTTCGCGGACCTGGCCCCCTCGGTCTTCGTCGCCATGGGCGACGCCTATCCCGAGCTGGAGGGCGAGCTCAACCGCATCATGAAGGTCCTGTCCCGGGAGGAGGGCCAGTTCAGCCTGACCCTCACCACCGGCCTGAAGCAGCTGGAGTCCCTGGACGTGAGCGGCGGGTCCATCCCCGGCGCGGAGATCTTCAAGCTCTACGACACCTTCGGCTTCCCCGTCGACCTGGTCGAGGACTGGTGCCGCGAGCGGGGCCTCGTCTGCGACCTGGAGGGCTTCAACGACGAGCTCCGCCAGCAGAAGGCGAAGAGCCGGGCCGCGATGAAGGTGCACGACATCCGCCTGGGCGGCGACCTCGGCGCCCTGGCCGACCTCCGGGCCACCGTCTTCCAGGGCTACGAGGCCACCGAGGGGATGGGCAAGATCCTCGCCCTCTTCGACGCCGAGAACCGCCGCGTCCGCGAGCTCACCGGCAAGGGCTCCGTCGTCCTGGACCACACCCCCTTCTACGCCCAGGGCGGCGGCCAGGTCGGGGACACCGGCCTGCTCAAGGCCGAGGGCGCCACCGCCGAGGTGACGGACTGCACGGCCCCGGCCCCCCGCCGGCACCTGCACCACGTCAACGTCACGGGCCGTCCCCTCCGGGAGGGCGAGACCGTCCTGGCCTCGGTGGACGCCGAGCGCCGCGCCCGCATCAAGGCCCACCACACCGCCACCCACCTCCTGCACGCGGCCCTCCGCGAGGTCCTGGGCACGCACGTGAAGCAGGCCGGGTCCGTGGTCGACGCGGACCGCCTCCGCTTCGACTTCAGCCACTACGCCCCCCTCGAGCCGGACCAGGTCGCCGAGATCGAGCGCCTCGTGAACGAGCAGACCCTGCGGGCCTTCCGCACCACGAGCCAGATGATGCCCATCGAGGACGCCCTGGCCGCGGGCGCCATGGCCCTCTTCGGGGAGAAGTACGGCGACACCGTGCGCGTGATGACCGTGCCCGGCTTCAGCCGGGAGCTCTGCGGCGGCACCCACGTGGACAACACGGGCGAGATCGGCCTCGTGAAGATCGTCAGCGAGGGCGCCGTCGCCGCCGGCGTGCGCCGGATCGAGGCCGTCGCCGGGGCCGCCGCCCTGCACCGGCTGCAGGAGGACGAGCACGTCCTCCAGGCCCTGGCCCGCCAGGCCAACGCCCCCCGCGAGAACCTGGGCAATGTCCTCCACGCCAAGGAGGCCCGCATCCAGCAGCTCGAGAAGGAACTGAAGGAGGCCCGGCTGAAGGCCGCGGGCTCCGGCGGCGCCTCCGAGCAGGTGGAGGAGGCCGGAGGCCGCACCCTCGTCACCATGGCCGTGGAGGGCATCGACGGCAACGCCCTGCGGGAGATGATGGACCAGGTGCGCACCCGCCACCGGAGCGCCGTGATCGCCCTCGCCTCCAAGCTGGCCGAGGACAAGCTGGCCCTCCTCGTGAGCGTCAGCCTGGACCTCCAGGGCGGCGCCGACGCCGGCGCCCTCCTGAAGCTCATGGCCCCCCACGTGGATGGCCGCGGCGGCGGGAAGAAGGAGCTGGCCCAGGGCGGCGGCGCGAACCCCGCCGGCATCCCCAAGGCCTTCGAGGCCCTGCGCGCGGCGCTGAAGTAG